A region of Kribbella sp. NBC_01245 DNA encodes the following proteins:
- a CDS encoding dimethylarginine dimethylaminohydrolase family protein produces the protein MGQPLGWGRRYLMVRPDHFRIDYVINPYMSTQDQPDPVRTMAQWESLRQAIIDAGGEVEVLAQRPDSPDMVYAMNLGLAVEPGRVMLSHMRFEPRRQESIDASAWFGSNGFAVSRTGMDGVGPTFESGDAFVFGDSLVVGYGPRTDAEALKHLATEWGVRVRGLRITHEGMYHLDLPFCPVDSTHAMIYPPAFDDAGRAALAGIVPDPIVLTDEEAFAFSGNSIVVNETILMPACSPRLREILTGLGLRVVVLDLSEFHKGGGSIRCLTNPLDFDLSAAAVPGGEVLLSV, from the coding sequence ATGGGTCAGCCGCTGGGTTGGGGTCGTCGTTATCTGATGGTGCGGCCGGATCACTTCCGGATCGACTACGTCATCAATCCGTACATGTCGACCCAGGACCAGCCCGACCCGGTTCGCACCATGGCGCAGTGGGAGTCGCTGCGGCAGGCGATCATCGACGCGGGTGGTGAGGTCGAGGTGCTGGCCCAGCGGCCGGATTCGCCCGACATGGTCTACGCGATGAACCTCGGGCTGGCGGTCGAGCCCGGCCGGGTGATGCTGTCGCACATGCGGTTCGAGCCGCGCCGGCAGGAGTCGATCGACGCCTCCGCGTGGTTCGGCTCGAACGGTTTCGCGGTCAGCCGGACGGGTATGGACGGCGTCGGCCCGACCTTCGAGTCCGGGGACGCCTTCGTCTTCGGGGACAGCCTGGTGGTCGGGTACGGCCCGCGCACCGACGCCGAGGCGCTCAAGCACCTCGCCACCGAGTGGGGCGTCCGGGTTCGGGGGCTGCGCATCACGCATGAGGGCATGTACCACCTGGACCTGCCGTTCTGCCCGGTCGACAGCACCCACGCGATGATCTACCCGCCGGCCTTCGACGACGCCGGCCGGGCCGCGCTGGCGGGCATCGTGCCGGATCCGATCGTGCTCACCGACGAGGAGGCCTTCGCCTTCAGCGGCAACTCGATCGTGGTGAACGAGACGATCCTGATGCCGGCCTGTTCGCCGCGGCTGCGGGAGATCCTGACCGGGCTCGGCCTGCGCGTGGTGGTGCTCGATCTGAGCGAGTTCCACAAGGGCGGCGGCTCGATCCGGTGCCTCACCAACCCGCTCGACTTCGACCTCTCCGCCGCTGCCGTACCGGGTGGCGAGGTGCTGCTGTCCGTATGA
- the hisC gene encoding histidinol-phosphate transaminase: protein MTTPSDEVRFRSALDDVQAYKPGKPPVRSDGRPTYKLSSNENPYPPLPGVLEAATAAAASMNRYPDNGSVALLEALSARFDVLTDHIAVGTGSVAVLYHLLQAACETGDEVMYAWRSFEAYPIATRLSGATPVEVPLTADARHDFKAMAAAITDRTRVILVCTPNNPTGPAVRTQELVEFLDVVPSNVLVVIDEAYREFMRGEDLVDGGELYRDRPNVAVLRTFSKAYGLAGFRVGFAIGHEPVVAAIRKCALPFGVSHVAQAAAVASLEAEKDLLERVETLVAERVRVLDALRGQGWDVPEAQGNFFWLSLGDDTLAFAAAVDAEGVAVRPFAGDGVRVTIGEPEANDTFLSIAAAWRNNK from the coding sequence ATGACGACGCCCAGCGACGAGGTTCGGTTCAGGTCCGCCCTGGACGACGTACAGGCCTACAAGCCCGGCAAGCCGCCCGTGCGGTCGGACGGCCGTCCGACGTACAAGCTGTCGAGCAACGAGAACCCGTACCCGCCGCTGCCCGGCGTACTAGAGGCTGCGACCGCTGCGGCCGCCAGCATGAACCGCTACCCGGATAACGGGTCAGTGGCGTTGCTGGAGGCCCTGTCGGCTCGTTTCGACGTACTGACTGACCACATCGCAGTAGGTACTGGGTCCGTCGCTGTGCTCTACCACTTGTTGCAGGCGGCTTGCGAGACCGGCGACGAGGTCATGTACGCCTGGCGCTCGTTCGAGGCCTACCCGATCGCTACCCGGCTGAGCGGCGCTACGCCGGTTGAGGTGCCATTGACGGCTGACGCGCGTCACGACTTCAAGGCGATGGCTGCCGCTATCACTGACCGCACGCGCGTCATCCTGGTCTGTACGCCGAACAACCCGACCGGGCCCGCCGTACGGACGCAGGAGCTGGTGGAGTTCCTGGACGTCGTACCGAGCAATGTTCTCGTGGTGATCGACGAGGCCTACCGCGAGTTCATGCGCGGGGAGGACCTGGTGGACGGCGGTGAGCTCTACCGCGACCGCCCGAACGTCGCCGTACTGCGGACCTTCTCCAAGGCGTACGGGCTGGCCGGCTTCCGGGTCGGTTTCGCGATCGGGCACGAGCCGGTCGTGGCCGCCATCCGCAAGTGCGCGCTGCCGTTCGGCGTCAGCCACGTGGCGCAGGCCGCCGCGGTCGCCTCGCTGGAAGCCGAGAAGGATCTGCTCGAACGGGTCGAGACCCTCGTCGCCGAGCGAGTCCGGGTGCTCGACGCGCTGCGCGGTCAGGGCTGGGATGTGCCCGAGGCGCAGGGCAACTTCTTCTGGCTCTCGCTCGGTGACGACACCCTGGCCTTCGCGGCCGCGGTCGATGCCGAGGGCGTGGCGGTCCGTCCGTTCGCGGGCGACGGCGTGCGCGTCACGATCGGCGAGCCCGAGGCCAACGACACCTTCCTCTCGATCGCGGCCGCCTGGCGGAACAACAAATAG